The Candidatus Methylomirabilota bacterium DNA window TGGTGAACGGTGAGGGAACGGGATGGTGGACCACTTCGACCGGCGGCGCATCGAGGGGGGTGGGGATCCCATAGTCGGTCAGGGTGAGGGTCAGCGGCGCCCCGTTGGGGGCGTACACGAAGCCGGCCCCCAGGCTGACCGAGATCCCGTGAACGGCGGACCCGAACACCTGGCCTTCCACGACGCTCGGATTGATTATGGTGCCGTTGTCGCTGACGATCACGTAGCGCAT harbors:
- a CDS encoding molybdopterin cofactor-binding domain-containing protein is translated as MRYVIVSDNGTIINPSVVEGQVFGSAVHGISVSLGAGFVYAPNGAPLTLTLTDYGIPTPLDAPPVEVVHHPVPSPFTTFGQKAAGEGASIPSPAAIASAVEDALSPLGIHVQELPLTSEAVWRLLTDAKDRSNGGTRC